In Pseudomonadota bacterium, one DNA window encodes the following:
- a CDS encoding ABC transporter ATP-binding protein: GQVFIEGADFTKHQPNQRDIAMIFDNLALYPNKTGFENIASPLRIAKTPKDEINRRVHEIAEMLKIDHILDRTPATFSGGERQRVALGRAMIRQPRFYLLDEPLSSLDFMLRIDLRTELKRLQRETGQTFLFTTPDYTEALALADTVCVLIDGRIRQIAKAQELYDEPVDRDVAHFVGNPPINIIPARITRESGTAHISVGSMKMPLPAKMEHGMPGSVTNVEIGLRPEHVRIVEPGSDVVHLTGVVNDLEPLGMHTTVGIDLEGVNLFFTVEGVQEFKDGDKIDVHVDTESLLFFDPETGRRIS; the protein is encoded by the coding sequence GGACAGGTTTTTATAGAGGGTGCGGATTTTACAAAACATCAACCGAATCAGCGCGATATCGCGATGATCTTCGATAACCTTGCGCTCTATCCCAATAAAACCGGTTTCGAGAATATCGCATCGCCTTTGCGGATCGCGAAAACGCCGAAGGACGAGATCAATCGCCGAGTGCATGAAATTGCTGAGATGCTGAAGATCGATCATATTCTGGATCGAACGCCAGCAACATTTAGTGGCGGCGAACGCCAGCGAGTCGCCCTAGGGCGCGCGATGATCCGCCAACCCCGATTTTATTTGCTCGACGAGCCGCTTTCGAGCTTGGATTTCATGTTGCGTATTGATCTCCGGACGGAATTGAAGCGCCTGCAGCGTGAAACTGGCCAGACGTTTTTGTTCACAACGCCGGATTACACCGAGGCCCTGGCGCTCGCCGATACGGTATGCGTCTTGATTGATGGCCGAATACGGCAGATCGCCAAGGCGCAAGAACTCTATGACGAACCGGTTGATCGGGATGTCGCACACTTTGTGGGCAATCCGCCGATCAACATCATACCGGCGCGCATCACGCGTGAGAGCGGCACGGCCCATATCTCCGTTGGCTCCATGAAAATGCCGCTGCCGGCGAAAATGGAACATGGCATGCCGGGGTCAGTTACGAATGTTGAGATTGGTTTGCGGCCAGAGCATGTGCGGATTGTGGAGCCTGGCTCGGATGTAGTCCATCTGACTGGTGTCGTGAACGACCTTGAACCGCTCGGCATGCACACCACAGTGGGCATAGATTTGGAGGGTGTGAATCTCTTCTTCACGGTCGAGGGCGTGCAGGAATTCAAGGACGGCGATAAGATTGACGTACACGTCGATACGGAATCGCTGCTGTTTTTTGATCCCGAGACGGGCCGCCGCATTTCCTGA
- a CDS encoding asparaginase, protein MLPRISVFSLGGTIAMGSTAPGKGVSLSHSAEMLIAAVPGLAEIAEIEAQSFRLLPSPDITLDDLAALAREINHRLDDGVRGIVVTQGTDTLEESAFVIDRLVQNDAPVVFTGAMRNPTMPGPDGPANLFHAVIVALDQQARGIGTLVVMNDEIHAARYVKKLHTTSPAAFHSSPAGAIGWVIEKRARIVTRPGGRYPIALPAAPRAARVARLSVGLDEDGTLVELALQAGYHGIVVDVTGGGHVPKAMVEALGQAARRIPVVYASRTRHGDTMQATYDFPGAETDLLARGLIPAGWLDGIKSRLLLTLLLRAGAGEEEIRQAFESWRYPFGR, encoded by the coding sequence ATGTTGCCTCGGATTAGCGTATTTTCTCTCGGCGGTACCATTGCGATGGGCTCTACGGCGCCCGGCAAGGGGGTCTCCCTATCGCATTCCGCGGAAATGCTTATCGCGGCGGTCCCAGGGTTGGCCGAAATCGCCGAGATCGAGGCGCAATCCTTCCGCCTGCTTCCAAGCCCGGATATTACTTTGGACGATCTGGCAGCGTTAGCGCGCGAAATTAATCATCGGTTGGATGACGGCGTGCGCGGCATTGTCGTGACGCAGGGCACCGATACCCTCGAAGAATCCGCCTTTGTCATTGATCGTCTGGTGCAGAACGATGCACCGGTCGTGTTTACTGGCGCCATGCGCAATCCCACCATGCCGGGCCCGGATGGACCGGCCAATCTCTTTCACGCCGTTATAGTGGCGTTGGATCAGCAAGCGCGTGGCATCGGCACCTTGGTGGTGATGAATGACGAAATTCACGCCGCTCGCTACGTGAAAAAATTGCACACCACCAGCCCCGCAGCATTTCATTCCAGTCCTGCTGGCGCCATCGGTTGGGTCATAGAAAAGCGCGCGCGTATTGTCACGCGTCCGGGTGGGCGCTATCCGATCGCGTTGCCGGCGGCGCCGCGTGCCGCGCGGGTTGCCCGCTTGAGTGTCGGCCTGGATGAAGATGGTACCCTGGTCGAACTCGCCCTGCAGGCGGGGTATCATGGCATTGTCGTCGACGTCACCGGTGGCGGTCATGTTCCCAAGGCGATGGTCGAGGCATTGGGGCAGGCAGCACGACGGATACCTGTTGTCTATGCGTCGCGCACGCGTCACGGCGATACCATGCAGGCAACATATGATTTTCCTGGCGCTGAAACGGATCTGCTGGCGCGCGGCCTGATCCCCGCCGGTTGGCTGGATGGCATCAAATCACGCTTGCTCTTGACCCTTCTTCTTCGCGCCGGCGCGGGCGAAGAAGAAATCAGGCAAGCCTTCGAAAGCTGGCGCTATCCGTTCGGGCGCTAA